Sequence from the Stenotrophomonas sp. 364 genome:
GGGTGCCGGGGTATCCGGCGCCGGTTCGGTGGCACTGGGCGCAGGCGCACGTGCGGTCGAAGCCAACGTGGTTTCGGTGGGCGGTGGCAACGGCACCGACGGTCCGGCCACGCGCCGCATCGTCAACGTCGCCGCCGGCCGCATCGCCGCCGGTAGCACCGATGCAGTGACCGGTGGCCAGCTCAACACCACCAACCAGCGCGTGGGCGCTGTGGAAACCCGCGTGGGCGACATCGACGAGCGCATCGGCTCGGTGGAAACCGTGACCGCCAACGCGCTCAGCTACGACGACGCCAGCCGCGACAAGGTCACCTTGTCCGGCGTGCAGGGTACGGTGCTGGACAACGTCGGCAGCGGGTCGATCGCCTCCGGCAGCCGTCAGGCCATCAACGGTGGTCAGCTGTTCCAGTCGCTGTCCGATGCCGCCAGCTTCCTCGGCGGTGGTGCCAGCGTGGGCATGCAGGGCGTGTTCGTGGCCCCCAACTATGTGATCCAGGGGACGACGTACAACAACGTGGGTGATGCCTTGGGTGCGCTGGACCGCAAGGTCAGCGACCTCGACCAGCGGGTGGCCGGCAGCAGCACGGCACGCGCACGCAGCGCAGCGGCACCCTCGGCCGATGTGGCCAGTGCGTCGCTGGCCACGGCCGATGAGCGCGTGGCCACCGCCAGCGTGCAGGGCGCGCCGATGGCCGCCAGTGCGGGCAGCCCGCAGGTAGTCAACGCACCGGCCGCCGCCGCACCGACCGCGGTCAATGCGGTGGTCATGGGCGAGGGCGCCGTGGCCAGCGGGGCCTCGGCCACCGCGATCGGCCAGGGGGCCACCGCAACGGCGGCCAACTCGGTCGCGCTGGGCCAGGGCTCGGTTGCCGATCGTGCCGACACGGTGTCGGTCGGCAGCGTCGGCAACGAACGCCAGGTCGCCAACGTCGCCGCTGGTACGCAGGCCACCGATGCGGTCAACAAGGGTCAGCTGGACGGCGGCATCGCAACGGCCAACAGCTACACCGACCAGCGCTTCGGCGCGATGGCCGACAGCTTCGACATCTACAAGGGCGAAATCGATCAGCGCCTGCGCCATCAGGACCGTCGCATCGACCGCCAGGGCGCGATGAGCGCGGCGATGCTCAACATGGCCACCAGCGCCGCCGGCGTGCGCACCCAGAACCGGGTGGGCGTGGGCGTGGGCTACCAGGGCGGGGAGTCGGCGTTGTCGCTGGGCTACCAGCGTGCGCTCAGCGAACGCGCCACGGTGACCATCGGCGGTGCCTTCAGCAGCGATGACAGCTCGGTGGGCGTGGGTGCCGGCTTCGGCTGGTAAGCAGACGTGGCAAGGCGTGGCCTGGTTGGGCCACGCCGCAAGCAATGCAAGGCCTGAGGGGGCGGGTCACGGGAACCCTGGCCAGGGCCGGCCAGGGAACTCGCATGGAATGTTGGCCTGAACAGTCGTTTGATCATGACCTTGAAGAGGATTTCAACGTGACCAGTAAGCAGAACCTTCGCATCAACGTGCTGGCAGCCGCGCTGCTGTCGATCTCGGCCGGTTCGGCGTTCGCCGCCAGCCCGCGTACCGAGGAACCCAAGCGCCCGGCCACTGCCGCGCAGCAGAGCAGCAACGGCATCATCGTCAAGTACCGCGCCGGCAGCGCTGCTGCGTCGGACCGTTCGGCCAAGCTGGCCGTGGTCAACTCGGCGCTGTCGCGCGCGACGCTCAACGGTGGCACTGCGCGCGCTGGCGCGCTCAACCCGCAGGTGGTGCGCAAGCTCGGCGTGGGCGCCGACCTGATCCGCCTGCAGAGCCGCCTGGGCGATGCCGAACTGCAGAAGGTGCTGGCCGAACTGAAGGCCGACCCGACCGTGGAATATGCCGTGGTCAATGCGCGCATGCAGCGCGCCGACCTGCGCGCCAAGCCGACCGAAACCAAGCAGCTGGTGCCCAACGACCCGTACTACGCGCAGTACCAGTGGCACTTCGGCAACGCCACCGGCGGCATCAACGCGCCGTCGGCGTGGGACGTGTCGCAGGGCGAGGGCGTGGTGGTGGCGGTGATCGATACCGGCATCCTGCCCAACCATGAAGACTTCAGCGGCAACCTGCTGGAAGGCTACGACTTCATCAGCGACGCCGAAACCTCGCGCCGTCCGACCGACGCCCGCGTCCCGGGTGCGCTGGATTACGGCGACTGGGTGGAGAACGACAACGAGTGCTACACCGGCTCGCTCGCCGAAGACAGCTCCTGGCACGGCACCCACGTGGCCGGCACGGTCGCCGAAGCCACCAACAACGGCGTCGGCATGGCGGGCGTCGCGTACAAGGCCAAGGTGTTGCCGGTGCGCGTGCTTGGCAAGTGCGGCGGCAGCCTGGCCGACATCGCCGATGCCATCACCTGGGCCTCCGGCGGCACCGTGGCGGGCATTCCGGCCAACGCCAACCCGGCTGAAATCATCAACATGAGCCTGGGCGGCAGTGGCGCCTGCGACCCGGTCTACCAGGCCGCGATCAACGGTGCGGTGTCGCGTGGCACGCTGGTGGTGGTGGCCGCAGGCAACGCCGGCGGCAACGTCGCCAACGCGCGTCCGGCCAACTGCAACAATGTGGTTGCGGTGGGCGCCACGCGCATCACCGGCGGCATTACCTACTACTCCAACTACGGTGCGGCGGTGGATCTGTCGGCCCCGGGTGGCGGTGGCAGCGTCGATGGCAATCCGGGCGGCTACATCTGGCAGGCCATCTCCAGCAGCACCACCTCGCCGGAACTGGGCACCTCCGATTACGGCGGCAAGGGCGGCACCTCGATGTCGTCGCCGCACGTGGCGGCGGTGGCCGCCCTGGTACAGAGCGCACGCATCGCCAACAACCGCGACGCGTTCACCCCGGCCCAGCTGGAAACCCTGCTCAAGGAAACCGCGCGCAAGTTCCCGGTGACCATCCCGGCGGCCACCCCGATCGGCACCGGCATTGTCGACGCCAAGGCCGCGCTGGCCAAGGCGCTCGAGGAAGAGTGCACCGAGAACTGCGGTCCCACCGCGATCCCGCTGACCAACAAGGTCGCCGTGGGCGGCCTGAGCGGTGCCGGTGGCAGCGAAGTGCTGTACAGCTTCGACGCGCAGGCCGGCAAGGTGCTGAGCCTGCTCACCTACGGCGGCAGCGGCAACGTGTCGGTGTACGTCAGCCAGGGCAAGGAGCCGACCGCGACGGTGTTCGACGCCAAGTCGACCCGCCCGGGCAACAGTGAAACCGTGCGGTTCACCGCGCCGGTGGCGGGCACGTACTACATCAAGCTGGTCGGCGAGTCCGCGTTCAGCGGCGTCAGCGTCATCGCCAACCAGTAACGGGTGTGTGGTTGTTGGGGAGCCGGTCTTGTGACCGGCTCCCCATTTTTTTTGGGTGATCATCCGTCGGGTAGAGCCACCCCATGGGGGCTGCCGCGCTGATCGTGCACCACGCGCAGCCACCCACGGGGTGGCGCTACCCCCGTGTGGATGCGTTGTCTTTCCCTGGTCGTGTCTGTCGCCATTTACCCGGGCATACGGCGGTCCTGCGGGCTGCGTCGATTTCACATCGCACCGGCACGTAAAGCGACCCGCTGAACTGCTAAAGTCACACGGTCGCCAGGAGAGCTTCGTGAACGCGGTTGCCCACGATCCCACTGCAGAAACCACTGCGGAAACCCGCATCGTCGACGCCTTGCTGCGCAACGGGCGCCTGAAGGAAGGCGATCTGGCGCGCGCGCGTCCGCTGCACCGTGAGTCCGGCGGCAGCCTGCTGCAGTTGCTGGTGCGGCTGGGCCTGGTGTCCGAGCGCGACCACGCCCAGGCCAGCGCCGAGGTGCTGGGCCTGGCGCTGCTCGACGCACGTACTGTGCCGGAAGTGGCGCCCGAATCGCTGCTCGATGCACTGCCGTTGTCGCTGCGCTTCCTCAAGCAGTTCCACGTCTGTCCGCTGGCCCTGCACGATGGCGTGCTGGACCTGTGGCTCAGCGACCCGCAGGACCCCTATGCTGCCGATGCCGTGCGTCTGGCGATGGGCGTACCGGTGCGGCTGCATGTCGGGCTGCGCTCGGAAATCGATGACCTGATCGAGCGCTGGTACGGCCAGGGTCGCAGTGCGATGGGCGCGATCGTGGAAACCGCCGATGGCGAAGGCAGCGCGGTCGACGACATCGAACACCTGCGCGACCTTGCCTCCGAAGCGCCGGTCATCCGCCTGGTCAACCTGGTGATCCAGCGCGCCTTCGAACTGCGCGCCTCGGACATCCACATCGAACCGTTCGAAAACCGGCTCAAGGTGCGTTACCGCGTCGACGGCGTGCTGATCGAAGGCGAAAGCCCGCCGGCCAACCTCACCGCCGCGGTGATCAGCCGCGTCAAGATCATGGCCCGGCTCAACATCGCCGAACGTCGCCTGCCGCAGGACGGTCGCATCATGCTGCGCGTGCAGGGCAAGGAGCTGGACCTGCGCGTGAGCACGGTGCCCACCGCGCACGGCGAGAGCGTGGTGATGCGCCTGCTCGATCGCGATACCGTCGTCTTCGATTTCCACCGGCTCGGCTTCACCGATGCGTTCCTGCCCCAGTTCCGCAAGGTGCTCGAGCAGCCGCACGGCATCCTGCTGGTCACCGGCCCGACCGGCTCGGGCAAGACTACGACGCTGTATACCGCGCTCAGCCAGCTCAATACCGCCGACGTCAAGATCATCACCGTGGAAGACCCGGTGGAGTACCAGATCGAAGGCATCAACCAGATCCAGGCCAAGCCGCAGATCGGGCTCGACTTCGCCCACGCGCTGCGCAGCATCGTGCGTCAGGACCCGGACATCATCATGATCGGCGAAATGCGCGACCTGGAAACGGCACGCATCGCCATCCAGTCCGCACTCACCGGCCACCTGGTGCTGTCCACGCTGCACACCAACAACGCCGCCGGCGGCATCACCCGCCTGCTCGACATGGGCGTGGAAGATTACCTGCTCACCTCCACCATCAACGGCATCCTGGCCCAGCGCCTGGTACGCCGGCTCGAACCGCAGCACGCCGTGCGCTACCTCGCCTCGCCGGAGGAGATCGAGAAGTTCGGCCTGCGCCGCCTGCAGCCGCAGGGCGATATTTTCCTGTACCGCGCACAGCCCTCGGCGATCGCACCCACCGGCTACCTGGGCCGCACCACCATCATGGAATTCCTGGTGATGAACGACGAGCTGCGGCGTGCGGTGATGCGTCGCGCCGGCATGGGCGAGATCGAGCAGATCGCGCGCGCGGCCGGCATGCGCACGATGTACGAGGATGGCCTGGCCAAAGCGTTGCTGGGCCACACCACGCTGGAGGAAATCCTGCGCGTGACAGAGGAATCCTGATGCGCCTCCACCCCACCTGGCTGGCGGGCCGCTGAGCATGGCGCTGTACCGCTACAAGGCGCTCAATGCGCACGGCGAACTGTTCGACGGGCAGATGGAGGCCGCGAGCGAGGCCGACGTGGTCACCCGCCTGCAGGACCAGGGCCACCTGCCCATGGAAGCGCGCCTGGCCAGCGAGGGCGTGGCCACGGCCACCTCGTGGGCCGCGCTGCTGCGCCGCAAGCCGTTCGACGGTGCCGCGCTGGTGCAGTTTACCCAGCAGCTGTCCACTCTGCTGGGCGCCGGCCAGCCGTTGGACCGCGCGCTGACCATCCTGCTGGAACTGCCCGAGGATGAGCGCAGCCGCCGCGCCATCACCGACATCCGCGACGTGGTGCGCGGCGGTGCGCCGCTGTCCACCGCGCTGGAACGCCAGCATGGGCTGTTCTCGCGGCTGTACATCAACATGGTGCGTGCCGGCGAGGCCGGCGGCAGCCTGCACGACACGCTGCAACGCCTGTCGGAATACCTCGAACGCAGCGCCGAGCTCAAGGGCAGGGTGATCAACGCGTTGATCTACCCGGCGATCCTGCTGGCGGTGGTCGGCGGCGCGCTGCTGTTCCTGCTGGGCTACGTGGTGCCGCAGTTCGCGCTCATGTACGAAAGCCTGGACGTGGCCCTGCCGTGGTTCACCCAGTGGGTGCTGGCCGCCGGGCTGGTGGTGCGCGACGGCTGGCTGGCGATGATCGTGGTGCCGGCGCTGGCGTTGCTGGTGATCGAGCGCAAGCTGCGCCAGCCCGCGTTCCGCCTGGCGATGGACGGCTGGCTGCTGCAGCGCAAGGGCATCGGTCCGCTGCTGGGCAAGCTGGAAACCGCGCGGCTGGCACGTACCCTGGGCACTCTGCTGCGTAACGGCGTGCCATTGCTGGCCGGGCTGGGCATCGCACGCAACGTGCTGGGCAACCGCGCCCTGGCCGCCGACGTGGATGCGGCAAGCGACGACGTCAAGAACGGCAACGGCCTGTCGGTGTCGCTGGCACGCGGCAAACGCTTCCCGCGCCTTGCCCTGCAGATGATCCAGGTGGGCGAGGAATCGGGCGCACTGGACACCATGCTGCTCAAGACCGCCGACACCTTCGAGCAGGAAAGCGCACGCGCCATCGACCGCCTGCTGTCGGCGATGGTACCGGTGATCACCCTGGTGCTGGCGTCGGTGGTCGGACTGGTGATCGTCGCCGTGCTGGTGCCGCTGTATGACCTGACCAATGCCATCGGCTGACGATGGCCATTTCGCATTCCCCTGACCCCTGCAAGGAGCCTGCCGCATGCAACGCCGCCTGATCCGCTTCACCTCGCCGCGCCGCCAGGCCGGCATGAGCCTGTTGGAAATCATCATCGTGATCGTGCTGATCGGCGCGGTGCTGACGCTGGTGGGCAGCCGCGTGCTGGGCGGTGCCGATCGCGGCAAGGCCAACATCGCCAAATCGCAGGTCCAGACCGTGGCCGGCAAGGTCGAAAACTACCAGCTGGATACCGGCAAGCTGCCGGCCAAGCTTGACGACCTGGTCACCCAGCCCGGCGGCACCAGCGGCTGGCTGGGCCCGTATGCCAAGCCGGCCGAACTCAACGACCCGTGGGGCCACCCGCTGGAATACCGCGCCCCCGGCGAAGGCCAGCCGTTCGACCTGATCAGCCTGGGCAAGGACGGGAAAGTGGGCGGCAGCAGCTACGACGCCGACATCAAGTACGAGTAAGCCCGCTTGCCGGTCGTCGCCCTGCCATGCACGCGCTTGCCCCGCCGCCCGCCGCGTTCCCTGCGCCGGGTGTCCGGGCTGTCGTTGTTGGAAATGCTGCTGGTGGTGGCGCTGATCGCCATCATCGGGGCGGTGACCGCCACCGCGATGAACGGCGGCATCGACGGCATGCGGCTGCGCAACGCCGGCAAGGAACTGGCCAGCCAGCTGCGCTACACGCGCACCCAGGCCATCGCCACCGGTGAGCGCCAGCGCTTCCTGATCGACCCCCAGACACGCACCTGGCAGGCGGCCAACGGTCGCCACGGCAACGTGCCGCCCAGCCTGGACGTGCGCTTCCGCGGCGCGCGCGAAGTGGCCACCGCCACCGGGCAGGGGGCCATCGCGTTCTATCCCGACGGCGCTTCCAGCGGCGGCAGCATCGACCTGCAGGTGCGCGAAGCGGTCTGGCACATCGACGTGGGCTGGATCACCGGGGACGTGCGCTCGGGCCCACAGCGGGATCGTCCATGAAGCATCAGCGCGGCTATTCGTTGCTGGAGGTGATCGTGGCGTTCGCCGTGCTGGCGCTGGCGCTGACCCTGCTGCTGGGCAGCCTGTCCGGCGCCTCGCGGCAGATCAAGCAGGCGGACCTGCGCAGCCGCGCGGTGCTGCATGCGCAATCGCTGCTGGCGGTCACCGGTGTGGTCGAGCCGCTGCAGGACGGCGAGCGCAGTGGCGAATGGGAAGACGGCCGCTACCGCTGGACATTGGAGGTTGCGCCGTACCAGGAGCCGCGCACCGATGCGTTGCCAGTGGCCGACACCGTGGCCGGCCCCCGTCTGGCGCAGCTGACCCTGCAGGTGTCCTGGGGCGACACCGACGCCGATCGCATGCAATGGCGCAGCCTGCGCCTGCTGCCCGCCAGCCCGGGTACGCCACGATGAGCCGTGCGCACCGCGGCTTCACCCTGATCGAAGTGCTGCTGGCCACCGCGTTGCTGGTCGGCGGGCTGGCGCTGGCCTTCGCCACCGTGCGCTCGGCACTGGCGATCAGCCAGCGCGGCGAACAGATGGCCGCGCACAACGAGCGCATGCGCGCGGTGGAAGGCTTCCTGCGTCGGCGCCTGTCGATGGCCATGTTGACCGCCACCACGCCACCGGACCCCACCCGCGAACCGGAGTACTTCCTGGGCGAGCCGCAGCACATGGTGTTCGTGTCCGATCTGCCCGGCTACCTCGGCCGCGGTGGCCCTTACGTGCACGAACTGCAGGTGCGGGGCAGCGGCGACGCGCAGCGCCTGGACCTGGCGCTGACCCTGGTGCAGAACGGCGAGCGCATCGAGGAAACCCCGCCGCGCCCGCCCGAGGCGCTGGCTGATGCGCTGCGTGCAGTGAGCTTCCGCTACCGCGGCATCGACCCGCGCAACGGGCAGCTGGGGGACTGGCAGGACCGCTGGGAAGACACCCGCCGCCTGCCGAGCCTGGTCTCCATCAGTGTCACTCCGCGCCAGGGCCCGGCGTGGCCGCCGATGGTGGTGGCGTTGGCGCAGCAGCCACGCGGGGTACGGCCATGAGGCGCGCGCGCGGTGCCGCGCTGGTGCTGGTGCTCTGGCTGATCGCGCTGCTCACCGCGGTGGTTGGCGCGTTCGCGCTGAGTGCCCGCATCGAGCACATGCAGCAGCGCGTGATCAACGACGATGCCATCGGCCAGGAACATGCGCGTGCCGGGTTGGAGTACGCGCTGTACCGGCTGCAGCCCAGCGCGACCCGGCCGCCGTGGGTGGCCGACGGGCGGCGCTATCGCTGGGAGTTCGACCAGCGCCGCATCGACCTGCGCGTCGTCGACGAGAACGGCAAGATCAACCTGAACCTGGCCGACGCCACGTTGCTGCGTGCGTTCCTCGTGGCGATGGACGTTGCGCCCGAACGTGCCGGCCCGCTGGCGGGCGCGATCGTCGACTGGCGCGATGCCGACAGCCTCAAACAGCCCGGCGGCGGTGCCGAACGCCCCGACTACATTGCTGCCGGGCTGCCGTATGGCCCGCGCAACAACCGCTTCGAGACGCTGGGTGAGCTGCAGCGCGTGCTCGGCATGGACGCGACGTTGTATGAACAGCTGGAGCCGATGCTGACCCTGTACAGTCGGCAGTCGCGTCCGGACCCGCGTTTCGCGGCCGGTCCGGTGTTGACGGCATTGGGGCTGGATGCGCCGCGCCTGCTTGCCGAGCGCGAGCGGGCCCAAGCCGGTGAAGATGCAAAAGTGGGCGGTGCGGCGCTTGCCAGTGGCAGCGGCACCTATAGTATCGAGAGCCGCGCAACGGATGAGCGCGGCAAAGTGTCGGTTCTGCGGGGCGTGGTGCGGACGGGGACCGCAGGCACGCCGGGAACGACTTACACGGTCCTTCGATGGGAACAGGGAATGGCAGCACGATGACGGCATGGCGGGACACTCTGGTGCGGGCGCAGGGGCAGATGGCGCCGGGCGTGGTCAACGGCCTGCGCTGGTGGCGGCGTTCGTTGCTGGCGTGGCTGCCCGAGCGCTGGCAATGGGCGCTGGGCTGGTCACGGTCACGCCTGTTGCTGCAGCAGCAGGGCGAGCAGCTGCACGTGCTGCGCGATGGCGGATCGCACACCGAACAGGTGCTGGAATTGCCCTGGCCCCAGACCCCGGCTGCACTGGAACAGCGCCTGGACGCACGCCTGCGCACGTTGCCGCGGCATTGGCTGCTGCCGGCCACGGCCGCGCTGCGCCGTCCGCTGCGCCTGCCTGCGGCGGCCGCCAGCCGCCTGCGGGATGTGGTGGGGTTCGAGATCGACCGGCAGACCCCGTTTGAACCGGCGCAGGTCAGCTTCGATGTGCGCGAGCTGGGCGCGCTCGATGATGGCCAGCTGCAGGTGGAACTGGTGGTGATGCCGCGCCAGGCGCTGGAACAGTGGGCGCAGCAGGTGGGCCCGTGGGCGCAGGGGCTGGCCGGTGTGGATATTGCCGACGCCGCTGGCCAGCCGCTGGGGGTGAACCTGCTGCCGCTGGACCAGCGGCACGCCCAGCGCGATCCGATGCGCCGCTGGAACCTGCTGATGGGGCTGGCGGCGCTGGTGCTGCTGGCCCTGGCCGGCCAGCAGATCCTGGACAACCGCCAGGCCGCCGCCGATGCGCTGGGCGAGCAGGTCAACGCGGCGGCACGCGATGCACGCCAGGTTGCCGCCGAGCGCCAGCACCTGCAGACGCTGGTGGAAGGTGCGGCATTCCTCGAACAGAAGCGCATGGCCCATGCCAGTACCGTGGAGCTGTGGAACGAGCTGACCCGGCTGCTGCCCGATGGCACCTATCTGGAAAAGCTGTCGGTGGAAGGCGATTCCCTGCAGTTGATCGGGCTGAGCCGCGAGGCGTCGCAACTGGTGCCGCTGCTGCAGGACTCACCGCTGTGGCGCAAGGTGAACCTGACCGGCGTGCTGCAGGCCGATGGTGGGGCGGCAGGCCGCGACCGCTTCACCCTCACCGCCGAACTGCAGCCGTTGCCCGGTGCCACCCCCGCAGCGCCCGCCGCCGTCCCTGCCGCGGAGGGTGCCGATGGCAATGCCGACCACACGCCGTGACCGCTGGCTGGCGCTGGCGTTGCTGCTGGCGGTGATCGCGCTGGTCTACCTGGTGCTGGTGCATCCGTTGTTCACCCGGCCGCTGCTGGACATCAACGCCGATATCACCGACCTGCAGGAGCGCGATCAGCGCGTGCAGGCCCAGCTGCAGCAGCGCGGCGCGGTCGCGCGTGGTCTGCAGCAGGCACAGGCGGCCCTGGCGGGGCGGCCCGGTTTCCTGCGGGAAGCCACCGCAGAGTCGGCCGCCGCAGCGTTGTCCGCGCGCCTGCAGGATGCCGTGGCATCGGCCAGCCCGGGCAACCGCAGCTGCGCCATCAGCAACCGCTCGCCGCTGCAGGACACCAGTGCCGACGCGGTGTTCCCCAAAGTGGCCCTGCAGGTGCGGCTGCGCTGCGGCATTCCGGAAATGGCGGCCGTGCTGTACACGCTGGAAACCGGCAGCCCGCGCCTTTTCGTCAACAACCTCAACCTGCTCGCGCAGCGGTTCCAGCAGTCGCCGAATGAAACCGGCACCGGGCTGGACGTGTCCTTCGAACTGGTGGGGTACCTGCAGCCCGGCGGCGCGTCGGACCCGGGCGCGCCGGCGCCGACCGGTGCCGCGATGCCCGCCGACAGCACCGGCCTGACCCCGGCCGGACCCGTGCCCGCCGATGCCCAGGCAGCTGCCAACGCCCAGGCAGCCGCCAACGCCCAGACAGACGCCAACGCGGCGGCGTATGCAGCGCAGGCTGCCGAGGATGCGGCCGCGAGCGCGACCAGTGCCGCCGCTGCGGCTGCCGATGCCGTCGACGCTGCGGAGGCCGACCATGAAAATTGAGCTGACCTCCCTGCGCAGCTGGTGGCTGGCCACCGCGGTGGCGTGGGCCGCCGCGATCTGGATCGCCAGCCTGTTCGGGCTCGGCAGCCGCCTCCCGGCCGCCGCCGAAGGCGACCGCACCGCGTCTCCGCTGCCGGTGCTGCCCGCCGCCGCGCCGGAGCGCATTGCCACGGCCGACGCCTACGCCCAGATCGGCGCCCGTCCGTTGTTCGCCGAAGACCGCCGGCCACGCCCGTACCTGCTCGGCGGCAGCGAACCGGGGGCGTCCAGCGCGGTCAGCCTGACCGGCGTGCTGCTCACCTCTGAATTCAGCATGGCCATCCTCACCACCGACCAGAAGCAGTCGCTGCGCCTGCGCCTCAACGGCGAACCGGTCAACGGCTGGCAGCTGCTGGCACTGGAACCCCGCAGCGCCACGGTCAGTGGCCCCGGCGGTACCCAGGTGCTGGAACTGACTGTGTTCAACGGGCAGGGCGGCGAACCGCCCACGGTGCTGGGCAACCCGGTCAATGGTGCGGTGCCGCCGGCCGGCGCGGGGGTCATGCCGTTGCCGCCTCCGCCGCCCCCGGGCCAGGCGGCGCGACCGGTGCAGGTCGCCACCCCGTCCGCACCGGCACCGGCACCGCCGGCACCCGCCGCCCCCAGCACCCCGGCCCAAGGCCCCAGTGATGCACAGATGCAGGCCATCCGTGCG
This genomic interval carries:
- a CDS encoding general secretion pathway protein GspN, which codes for MKIELTSLRSWWLATAVAWAAAIWIASLFGLGSRLPAAAEGDRTASPLPVLPAAAPERIATADAYAQIGARPLFAEDRRPRPYLLGGSEPGASSAVSLTGVLLTSEFSMAILTTDQKQSLRLRLNGEPVNGWQLLALEPRSATVSGPGGTQVLELTVFNGQGGEPPTVLGNPVNGAVPPAGAGVMPLPPPPPPGQAARPVQVATPSAPAPAPPAPAAPSTPAQGPSDAQMQAIRARIQARRQQLQQQQQSQRPPAGGSGQNP